Sequence from the Paenibacillus tundrae genome:
AAAGCCGGGGAGAAGGACGATATCTACATGCTCGGTTGGACGGGTGATAACGGTGACCCCGATAACTTCTTGTACACGTTGCTGGATAAAGATGCGATTCCGGGTAACAACCGTAGCTTCTATGTCAATGAGGAGTTGCATGTGTTGCTGACGGATGCGCAGAAGGAGACCGATCAGGATAAACGGGCAGAGTTGTATGAGCAGGCACAGGTCATTATTAAGGAAGACGCTCCATGGATTCCGCTTGTGCATACCACGCCAATTCTTGCGGGTAGTGCGAAGTTGAAAGGTTTTGTACCTTCGCCGCTGGGTAGCGAATCCTATGCCGGTGCCTATTTCGAGGAGTAATGAGCAAGTTGTAAAAACTGTAATCCGTGTCTGAATTTTAAAGCGCTGGCGCACACGCAATGCTTAGCAGAACCATCATCCGGACGTAATCATCTCGAAGCATACGTGTCCGCTGGCGTTTTTGTCTACCTAATCGGTTGTTTAAAAGGCGGGTGAATGAGGATTGAATAGTTACATCGTCAAACGAGTATTGGTACTGTTGCCTGTTCTGTTAGGCATGACGTTAATCGTCTTTTCCATCATCCATGCCATTCCCGGTGACCCGGCGGAAACCATTCTGGGACAGAAGGCAACAGAGCAATCCAAACAGGCTCTTCGAGACCAACTTGGCTTGGATAAACCGTGGTTTCAACAATATTTCGCATATCTCGGTGATCTGGTCAAAGGCGACCTAGGAACTTCTATCCGAACGAAGGTTCCGATTGCCCAGGAAATAGGGCCATACCTGACGGCAACGTTTGAATTAACGATGGCTAGTATGCTGTTTGCCATTATCATTGGTGTCAATGCGGGGATCGTCAGTGCGTGGAAGCATAACTCCTGGTTTGATTACTGCTGCATGGTCATTGCACTGGTCGGGGTTTCGATGCCGATCTTCTGGCTTGGCTTGATGGAGCAATGGCTGTTCGCCAACAAACTACAGTGGTTGCCATCCATCGGCAGGATGAATCCGCGCGATCCGATTGAAGCGGTAACCGGTCTGTACGTACTGGATACGATGATTGCTGGTCGCTGGGATCAGCTATGGACGGTGACGAAGCACTTGCTGTTGCCAAGTATTGCGCTGGGTACGATTCCAATGGCCGTCATTGCACGCATGACCCGTTCCAGTATGCTGGAAGTGATGAGTTCGGATTATATCCGTACTGCAAAAGCCAAAGGTCTGGGTCCCTTTTTTGTCGTGTATGGACATGCGCTGAAAAATGCATTCATTCCCGTACTTACCGTAATCGGCATTCAGACCGGATCGCTCCTCGGGGGAGCGGTGC
This genomic interval carries:
- a CDS encoding ABC transporter permease, with product MNSYIVKRVLVLLPVLLGMTLIVFSIIHAIPGDPAETILGQKATEQSKQALRDQLGLDKPWFQQYFAYLGDLVKGDLGTSIRTKVPIAQEIGPYLTATFELTMASMLFAIIIGVNAGIVSAWKHNSWFDYCCMVIALVGVSMPIFWLGLMEQWLFANKLQWLPSIGRMNPRDPIEAVTGLYVLDTMIAGRWDQLWTVTKHLLLPSIALGTIPMAVIARMTRSSMLEVMSSDYIRTAKAKGLGPFFVVYGHALKNAFIPVLTVIGIQTGSLLGGAVLTETIFAWPGVGRYIYEAISSRDYPVIQSGILIVAFFFVVINLIVDLLYAVFDPRISYK